A region of Osmerus eperlanus chromosome 9, fOsmEpe2.1, whole genome shotgun sequence DNA encodes the following proteins:
- the LOC134026956 gene encoding butyrophilin subfamily 1 member A1-like isoform X1, protein MNWNVRAIQHLLASLLFKAAFSFEFQDTVLNGLVIAIQGQQVVLPCSFPVSGSLGSLVVTWQRGQEVVHSFYHGRGQLDRQSRRYANRTSLMHSDVERGDSSLRLERSNMEDEGDYTCSVSTLLGSQRKTLSLKVAALYAEPHSNLKVSPSGLELLLTSHGGRPAPCVQWLDDRGEDITNHTSTLVRQDTEGLFTVSSNLTLQTAGSRSLTFILQNRILGQVIRRDFTLDTGIGAKSSRNHDRDRWGVALYLVIFLVIIIFLQATALILQRRNLDQRKPTALRTEHQRKP, encoded by the exons ATGAACTGGAACGTACGGGCCATTCAACACCTGCTGGCATCGCTTCTCTTTAAGGCAGCCTTTTCAT TTGAGTTCCAGGATACTGTCCTTAACGGCCTCGTTATAGCCATCCAGGGACAGCAGGTCGTCCTGCCCTGCAGCTTCCCAGTGAGCGGCAGCCTGGGCAGCTTGGTGGTCACCtggcagagggggcaggaggtggTCCACAGCTTCTATCACGGGAGAGGCCAGCTGGACCGCCAGAGCCGTCGCTATGCCAACAGAACCAGCCTGATGCACTCCGACGTGGAGCGGGGGGATTCCTCTCTGCGTCTGGAGCGCAGCAacatggaggatgagggagactACACCTGCTCTGTCAGCACGCTACTGGGGAGCCAGAGGAAAACCTTATCTTTGAAAGTAGCAG CACTGTACGCAGAACCACATTCAAACTTGAAAGTATCTCCCAGCGGCTTGGAGCTGCTGTTGACTTCACACGGAGGACGCCCTGCCCCCTGCGTTCAGTGGCTggatgacagaggagaggacatcaccaaccacacaagcacactcgtCAGGCAGGACACAGAGGGACTGTTTACAGTGTCCAGCAACCTGACTCTGCAGACAGCCGGCTCCAGGAGCCTCACCTTCATCTTGCAGAACAGGATCCTGGGCCAGGTGATCAGGAGAGACTTCACACTAGACACAG GTATTGGTGCCAAGTCATCACGGAACcatgacagagacagatgggggGTTGCGTTATACCTTGTGATATTCCTTGTGATAATCATCTTCTTACAAGCAACAGCATTAATATTACAGAGAAGAAACTTAGACCAAAGAAAACCAACAGCATTGAGAACAGAACACCAAAGGAAACCCTAA
- the LOC134026956 gene encoding butyrophilin subfamily 1 member A1-like isoform X2, whose amino-acid sequence MNWNVRAIQHLLASLLFKAAFSFEFQDTVLNGLVIAIQGQQVVLPCSFPVSGSLGSLVVTWQRGQEVVHSFYHGRGQLDRQSRRYANRTSLMHSDVERGDSSLRLERSNMEDEGDYTCSVSTLLGSQRKTLSLKVAALYAEPHSNLKVSPSGLELLLTSHGGRPAPCVQWLDDRGEDITNHTSTLVRQDTEGLFTVSSNLTLQTAGSRSLTFILQNRILGQVIRRDFTLDTGKALQHTDGLFHICL is encoded by the exons ATGAACTGGAACGTACGGGCCATTCAACACCTGCTGGCATCGCTTCTCTTTAAGGCAGCCTTTTCAT TTGAGTTCCAGGATACTGTCCTTAACGGCCTCGTTATAGCCATCCAGGGACAGCAGGTCGTCCTGCCCTGCAGCTTCCCAGTGAGCGGCAGCCTGGGCAGCTTGGTGGTCACCtggcagagggggcaggaggtggTCCACAGCTTCTATCACGGGAGAGGCCAGCTGGACCGCCAGAGCCGTCGCTATGCCAACAGAACCAGCCTGATGCACTCCGACGTGGAGCGGGGGGATTCCTCTCTGCGTCTGGAGCGCAGCAacatggaggatgagggagactACACCTGCTCTGTCAGCACGCTACTGGGGAGCCAGAGGAAAACCTTATCTTTGAAAGTAGCAG CACTGTACGCAGAACCACATTCAAACTTGAAAGTATCTCCCAGCGGCTTGGAGCTGCTGTTGACTTCACACGGAGGACGCCCTGCCCCCTGCGTTCAGTGGCTggatgacagaggagaggacatcaccaaccacacaagcacactcgtCAGGCAGGACACAGAGGGACTGTTTACAGTGTCCAGCAACCTGACTCTGCAGACAGCCGGCTCCAGGAGCCTCACCTTCATCTTGCAGAACAGGATCCTGGGCCAGGTGATCAGGAGAGACTTCACACTAGACACAGGTAAAGCACTACAACATACCGATGGTTTATTTCACATTTGTTTATAG
- the LOC134026997 gene encoding RAS guanyl-releasing protein 1-like, with translation MKCAHRRGQMDSLVQPLVAQYLAMGYQSKENNQHGNTVGMTGKEKEHPHLSPGCASRSRASPPARPPKFLKPSLSQVTQGKVMMSLGNVTKGASWEELIQACLQTFDSEGCVCGSSHLMNITLTMHRLLMSSSDLLQKLSTLFKTAVDNEQSTDCQKICYLIKYWIREFWTMFRLHTSLSDTLEEFQELLRERGQERLCPLLETKWINERDWSWKASQKIKANSSKKRKVSLLFDHLEPIELAEHLTFLEFKSFCRISFGDYQTYIRSCCMKDIPMMERSIALCNGVSQWVQLMVLSRPTSQLRAEVFTKFIQVAQILHLMHNFNTLMAVVGGLCHSSISRLKETSSHVPNELSKALNEMTDLLSSCRNYDNYRQAYSRCAGFKIPILGVHLKDLISVNEAMPDYVEEEKVNVQKMQALYNHITELIQLQQVPPRLDTNKDLVHLLTLSLDLYYTEDEIYELSYARESRNSKAPPATPSRPPVVVDWAPGVAPKPDPRTISKHVQRMVDSVFKNYDHDQNGFISHEDFEKIAASFPFSFCVMDKEKEGLISREEITAYFMRASVICSKLGLGFVHNFQETTYMKPTFCDNCSGFLWGVIKQGYRCRDCGMNCHKLCKDQVAFECKKNAKGHNPTDSPIPGSTATATGLSEGSEESSFLYPPDESKDWSPESPARHPLRRPPALARSAGVDRTTQTEGNLAQDTSRPQTTLLAPVSASLTPCPSPVPTLLAPAPASLTPCPSPVPTLLAPAPASLTPCPSPVPTLLAPAPASLTPCPSPVPTRKQRYFALWENRDSTGTKPKEPDEETKPTCQLLENENQKLQSSNESLRRKLRETEREVEVLKMLLKRHALHLVDEDSSS, from the exons ATGAAGTGCGCTCATCGAAGAGGACAGATGGATAGTCTCGTTCAGCCACTTGTTGCCCAGTATCTGGCTATGGGATATCAATCTAAGGAAAATAACCAACATGGAAATACAGTAGGAATGACTGGGAAGGAAAAAGAACATCC ACACCTCTCTCCTGGATGTGCCTCCAGGTCCAgggcttctcctcctgctcgccCTCCCAAGTTCCTCAAGCCCAGCCTGTCCCAGGTGACCCAGGGGAAGGTGATGATGTCTCTGGGAAATGTCACCAAGGGAGCCAGCTGGGAGGAACTCATCCAGGCCTGTCTTCAGACCTTTG ACtcggagggctgtgtgtgtgggagcagcCATCTGATGAACATCACCCTGACCATGCACCGGCTTCTCATGTCCTCCAGCGATCTCCTGCAGAAACTCTCCACCCT ATTTAAAACGGCCGTGGATAATGAACAGTCTACAGATTGCCAGAAGATCTGCTACCTCatcaa gtaCTGGATCAGGGAGTTCTGGACGATGTTTCGGctccacaccagcctgtccGACACACTGGAGGAGTTCCAGGAGCTGCTTAGAGAGCGCGGTCAGGAGAGGCTGTGTCCCCTGCTGGAGACCAAATGGAT AAATGAGAGGGACTGGTCGTGGAAGGCCAGTCAGAAGATCAAGGCCAACAGCAGTAAGAAGAGAAAAGTCTCTCTGCTGTTTGACCACCTGGAGCCGATCGAGCTAGCAGAGCACCTCACCTTCCTGGAGTTCAAGTCCTTCTGCAGGATATCA TTTGGAGACTACCAGACTTACATCCGAAGCTGCTGCATGAAGGACATTCCTATGATGGAACGCTCCATCGCGCTGTGTAATGGTGTCTCCCAGTGGGTGCAGCTCATGGTCCTGAGCCGGCCTACATCCCAGCTGAGAGCTGAAGTCTTCACCAAGTTCATCCAAGTGGCTCAG ATCCTCCATCTGATGCACAACTTCAACACCCTGATGGCCGTGGTGGGGGGCTTGTGTCACAGCTCCATCTCCAGACTGAAGGAGACCAGCTCCCACGTCCCCAACGAGCTCTCCAAG GCGCTGAACGAGATGACAGACCTGCTGTCGTCCTGTAGGAACTACGACAACTATCGGCAGGCCTACAGCCGATGTGCTGGCTTCAAGATCCCAATCCTGGGAGTGCACCTGAAGGACCTCATCTCCGTCAACGAGGCAATGCCGGACtacgtggaggaggagaaggtgaacGTCCAGAAGATGCAGGCGCTCTACAACCACATCACCGAGCTGATCCAGCTGCAGCAGGTGCCTCCACGGCTGGATACCAACAAAGACCTGGTTCACCTACTCACG ctGTCGTTGGACCTGTACTACACTGAAGATGAGATATACGAGCTGTCGTACGCCAGAGAATCCCGGAACAGCAAAGCACCC CCAGCCACCCCCTCTAGACCTCCTGTGGTGGTGGACTGGGCACCAGGGGTCGCCCCCAAACCAGACCCCCGAACCATCAGCAAGCACGTTCAGAGGATGGTGGAT TCTGTGTTTAAAAACTATGACCATGACCAGAATGGCTTCATCTCTCACGAGGACTTTGAGAAAATCGCTGCTAGCTTTCCCTTCTCCTTCTGTGTTATGGACAAAGAAAA GGAGGGCCTCATTAGCAGAGAGGAGATCACGGCATATTTCATGCGGGCGAGTGTCATCTGCTCCAAGCTGGGACTGGGATTTGTACACAACTTCCAGGAGACCACCTACATGAAGCCCACCTTCTGTGACAACTGCTCCGGATTC TTGTGGGGAGTCATCAAACAGGGCTACAGATGCAGAG ACTGTGGGATGAACTGCCACAAGCTGTGTAAGGACCAGGTGGCGTTCGAGTGTAAGAAGAATGCCAAAGGACACAATCCCACCGACAGTCCAATACCAGGATCTACAGCCACCGCTACCGGCCTTTCAGAAG GCTCGGAGGAGAGCTCTTTCCTGTATCCTCCAGACGAGTCCAAGGACTGGAGCCCAGAATCTCCCGCCCGCCACCCCCTGAGACGGCCCCCTGCGCTGGCCAGGTCCGCGGGGGTGGACCGCACCACCCAGACAGAGGGGAACCTCGCCCAAGACACCAGCCGCCCCCAGACCACCCTCCTGGCCCCGGTCTccgcctccctcaccccctgccccagcccggtGCCCAccctcctggccccagcccccgcctccctcaccccctgccccagcccggtGCCCAccctcctggccccagcccccgcctccctcaccccctgccccagcccggtGCCCAccctcctggccccagcccccgcctccctcaccccctgccccagcccggtGCCCACCCGCAAGCAGCGCTACTTTGCCCTCTGGGAGAACCGAGACTCAACGGGGACCAAGCCCAAGGAGCCGGACGAGGAGACCAAACCCACCTGCCAACTCCTGGAAAAC GAAAACCAGAAGCTTCAGAGCAGCAACGAGAGCCTTCGCAGAAAACTGCGGGAGACGGAACGGGAGGTGGAGGTCCTGAAGATGCTTCTGAAGAGGCATGCCCTGCACCTGGTGGACGAGGACTCGTCCTCCTAG